A genomic window from Carassius gibelio isolate Cgi1373 ecotype wild population from Czech Republic chromosome A11, carGib1.2-hapl.c, whole genome shotgun sequence includes:
- the LOC128022593 gene encoding SRSF protein kinase 1 isoform X3 — protein sequence MERKVLALQARKKRTKTKKPGKKPDPHPRGAAQQPDSPQEQDEEILGSDDEEQEDPNDYCKGGYHHVKIGDLFNGRYHVIRKLGWGHFSTVWLAWDIQGKCFVAMKVVKSAEHYTETALDEIKLLRAVRNTDQNDPSREKVVQLLDDFKISGVNGTHVCMVFEVLGHHLLKCIIKSNYQGLPLSCVKSIIRQVLQGLDYLHTKCKIIHTDIKPENILMDVNEAYVKRLATEATEWQKSGAPPPSGSAASTAPAPKHMAKMSKNKKKKMKKKQKRQAELLEKRILETEGQEKGPEGGEEEEEDETETPDSTPSVPASHDITAEATPGGVSDGWSQHRGTINGHSQGPEEEQTLDLQQQIKDETPVNPYDSGAEGSEPTNPYPACNGTVENEPSPQSTVATDGNGPLICDVVESQCPRVQDQESPTAELNGSGSVEGPKAEMGLTMEVDPSVQATTEEENLKDEKIAEGDLLVNPLDPLNAEKIRVKIADLGNACWVHKHFTDDIQTRQYRSLEVLIGAGYSTPADIWSTACMAFELATGDYLFEPHSGEDYSRDEDHIALIIELLGKIPRKLITNGKYSKEFFTKKGDLRHITKLKPWGLPDVLVEKYEWPREEAQNFSDFLLPMLDLVPEKRATASECLRHSWIAT from the exons GTGGTTATCACCATGTGAAAATAGGCGACCTGTTCAACGGCCGGTACCACGTGATCCGCAAGCTGGGATGGGGTCATTTTTCCACTGTTTGGCTTGCTTGGGACATACA AGGGAAGTGTTTTGTGGCCATGAAAGTGGTTAAGAGCGCAGAGCACTACACTGAAACAGCCCTCGATGAGATCAAGCTCCTGAGAGCG GTCAGAAACACAGACCAGAATGATCCCAGCCGGGAGAAAGTGGTGCAGTTATTGGACGATTTCAAGATCTCGGGTGTGAACGGAACCC ATGTGTGTATGGTGTTCGAAGTTCTCGGCCACCATCTGCTGAAGTGCATTATCAAGTCCAACTACCAGGGCCTGCCGCTGTCATGTGTCAAGAGCATTATTCGACAG GTTTTGCAAGGTCTGGACTACCTGCACACCAAGTGTAAGATCATTCACACCGATATAAAGCCAGAGAACATCCTGATGGACGTGAATGAGGCGTATGTCAAGAGACTGGCCACGGAGGCCACGGAGTGGCAGAAATCTGGAGCTCCTCCCCCTTCTGGCTCTGCAG CGAGTACTGCTCCGGCCCCAAAACAT ATGGCCAAAATGTCCAAGAACAAGAAGAAAAAGATGAAGAAGAAACAGAAGCGTCAGGCTGAGCTCTTGGAGAAGAGGATTCTGGAGACAGAGGGACAGGAGAAAGGACCTGAAGgaggagaagaggaagaagaggatgaaACGGAGACACCCGACAGCACCCCATCAGTCCCCGCCAGTCATGACATCACAGCCGAGGCTACACCGG GTGGCGTCTCAGATGGTTGGTCTCAGCACAGAGGCACCATCAACGGTCACAGCCAGGGCCCAGAGGAAGAGCAGACCCTGGATCTCCAGCAGCAGATAAAGGACGAGACCCCCGTGAACCCCTACGACAGCGGCGCCGAGGGCTCTGAGCCTACTAACCCTTACCCAGCATGCAACGGCACTGTAGAGAACGAGCCCAGTCCTCAGTCCACTGTCGCCACAGACGGTAATGGACCTTTGATTTGTGACGTGGTTGAGTCACAGTGCCCTAGGGTGCAGGATCAAGAGAGCCCCACGGCGGAGCTGAATGGCTCCGGTTCTGTTGAGGGCCCTAAAGCTGAGATGGGCCTCACCATGGAGGTGGACCCCAGTGTGCAGGCAACCACAGAGGAGGAGAACCTGAAGGACG AAAAAATTGCAGAAGGAGACCTGCTAGTCAACCCTCTGGATCCGCTAAACGCTGAGAAGATCAGAGTGAAAATCGCTGACCTGGGCAACGCCTGCTGGGTG CACAAGCACTTCACAGACGACATTCAGACGCGGCAGTATCGCTCTCTGGAGGTGCTGATTGGAGCAGGATACAGCACCCCAGCTGACATCTGGAGCACAGCTTGCATG GCATTTGAGCTGGCAACAGGCGATTACCTGTTTGAGCCTCACTCAGGAGAGGATTATTCCAGAGACGAAG ATCACATCGCGTTGATCATCGAGCTGCTGGGGAAGATTCCTCGTAAACTCATCACAAACGGCAAATACTCCAAGGAATTTTTCACCAAGAAAG GTGACCTTAGGCACATCACCAAGCTGAAGCCGTGGGGTTTGCCGGACGTGCTCGTCGAAAAGTACGAATGGCCTCGAGAGGAAGCCCAGAATTTCTCAGACTTCCTCCTACCGATGTTGGACCTCGTCCCAGAGAAAAGAGCCACGGCTTCCGAGTGCCTCCGTCATTCCTGGATCGCCACCTAG
- the LOC128022593 gene encoding SRSF protein kinase 1 isoform X1, which translates to MALSLACQPLLPSLALSLMGIRASCRPDPHPRGAAQQPDSPQEQDEEILGSDDEEQEDPNDYCKGGYHHVKIGDLFNGRYHVIRKLGWGHFSTVWLAWDIQGKCFVAMKVVKSAEHYTETALDEIKLLRAVRNTDQNDPSREKVVQLLDDFKISGVNGTHVCMVFEVLGHHLLKCIIKSNYQGLPLSCVKSIIRQVLQGLDYLHTKCKIIHTDIKPENILMDVNEAYVKRLATEATEWQKSGAPPPSGSAASTAPAPKHMAKMSKNKKKKMKKKQKRQAELLEKRILETEGQEKGPEGGEEEEEDETETPDSTPSVPASHDITAEATPGGVSDGWSQHRGTINGHSQGPEEEQTLDLQQQIKDETPVNPYDSGAEGSEPTNPYPACNGTVENEPSPQSTVATDGNGPLICDVVESQCPRVQDQESPTAELNGSGSVEGPKAEMGLTMEVDPSVQATTEEENLKDEKIAEGDLLVNPLDPLNAEKIRVKIADLGNACWVHKHFTDDIQTRQYRSLEVLIGAGYSTPADIWSTACMAFELATGDYLFEPHSGEDYSRDEDHIALIIELLGKIPRKLITNGKYSKEFFTKKGDLRHITKLKPWGLPDVLVEKYEWPREEAQNFSDFLLPMLDLVPEKRATASECLRHSWIAT; encoded by the exons GTGGTTATCACCATGTGAAAATAGGCGACCTGTTCAACGGCCGGTACCACGTGATCCGCAAGCTGGGATGGGGTCATTTTTCCACTGTTTGGCTTGCTTGGGACATACA AGGGAAGTGTTTTGTGGCCATGAAAGTGGTTAAGAGCGCAGAGCACTACACTGAAACAGCCCTCGATGAGATCAAGCTCCTGAGAGCG GTCAGAAACACAGACCAGAATGATCCCAGCCGGGAGAAAGTGGTGCAGTTATTGGACGATTTCAAGATCTCGGGTGTGAACGGAACCC ATGTGTGTATGGTGTTCGAAGTTCTCGGCCACCATCTGCTGAAGTGCATTATCAAGTCCAACTACCAGGGCCTGCCGCTGTCATGTGTCAAGAGCATTATTCGACAG GTTTTGCAAGGTCTGGACTACCTGCACACCAAGTGTAAGATCATTCACACCGATATAAAGCCAGAGAACATCCTGATGGACGTGAATGAGGCGTATGTCAAGAGACTGGCCACGGAGGCCACGGAGTGGCAGAAATCTGGAGCTCCTCCCCCTTCTGGCTCTGCAG CGAGTACTGCTCCGGCCCCAAAACAT ATGGCCAAAATGTCCAAGAACAAGAAGAAAAAGATGAAGAAGAAACAGAAGCGTCAGGCTGAGCTCTTGGAGAAGAGGATTCTGGAGACAGAGGGACAGGAGAAAGGACCTGAAGgaggagaagaggaagaagaggatgaaACGGAGACACCCGACAGCACCCCATCAGTCCCCGCCAGTCATGACATCACAGCCGAGGCTACACCGG GTGGCGTCTCAGATGGTTGGTCTCAGCACAGAGGCACCATCAACGGTCACAGCCAGGGCCCAGAGGAAGAGCAGACCCTGGATCTCCAGCAGCAGATAAAGGACGAGACCCCCGTGAACCCCTACGACAGCGGCGCCGAGGGCTCTGAGCCTACTAACCCTTACCCAGCATGCAACGGCACTGTAGAGAACGAGCCCAGTCCTCAGTCCACTGTCGCCACAGACGGTAATGGACCTTTGATTTGTGACGTGGTTGAGTCACAGTGCCCTAGGGTGCAGGATCAAGAGAGCCCCACGGCGGAGCTGAATGGCTCCGGTTCTGTTGAGGGCCCTAAAGCTGAGATGGGCCTCACCATGGAGGTGGACCCCAGTGTGCAGGCAACCACAGAGGAGGAGAACCTGAAGGACG AAAAAATTGCAGAAGGAGACCTGCTAGTCAACCCTCTGGATCCGCTAAACGCTGAGAAGATCAGAGTGAAAATCGCTGACCTGGGCAACGCCTGCTGGGTG CACAAGCACTTCACAGACGACATTCAGACGCGGCAGTATCGCTCTCTGGAGGTGCTGATTGGAGCAGGATACAGCACCCCAGCTGACATCTGGAGCACAGCTTGCATG GCATTTGAGCTGGCAACAGGCGATTACCTGTTTGAGCCTCACTCAGGAGAGGATTATTCCAGAGACGAAG ATCACATCGCGTTGATCATCGAGCTGCTGGGGAAGATTCCTCGTAAACTCATCACAAACGGCAAATACTCCAAGGAATTTTTCACCAAGAAAG GTGACCTTAGGCACATCACCAAGCTGAAGCCGTGGGGTTTGCCGGACGTGCTCGTCGAAAAGTACGAATGGCCTCGAGAGGAAGCCCAGAATTTCTCAGACTTCCTCCTACCGATGTTGGACCTCGTCCCAGAGAAAAGAGCCACGGCTTCCGAGTGCCTCCGTCATTCCTGGATCGCCACCTAG
- the LOC128022593 gene encoding SRSF protein kinase 1 isoform X4, whose protein sequence is MWFLDWIVSLNTAVVKLASGLRPDPHPRGAAQQPDSPQEQDEEILGSDDEEQEDPNDYCKGGYHHVKIGDLFNGRYHVIRKLGWGHFSTVWLAWDIQGKCFVAMKVVKSAEHYTETALDEIKLLRAVRNTDQNDPSREKVVQLLDDFKISGVNGTHVCMVFEVLGHHLLKCIIKSNYQGLPLSCVKSIIRQVLQGLDYLHTKCKIIHTDIKPENILMDVNEAYVKRLATEATEWQKSGAPPPSGSAASTAPAPKHMAKMSKNKKKKMKKKQKRQAELLEKRILETEGQEKGPEGGEEEEEDETETPDSTPSVPASHDITAEATPGGVSDGWSQHRGTINGHSQGPEEEQTLDLQQQIKDETPVNPYDSGAEGSEPTNPYPACNGTVENEPSPQSTVATDGNGPLICDVVESQCPRVQDQESPTAELNGSGSVEGPKAEMGLTMEVDPSVQATTEEENLKDEKIAEGDLLVNPLDPLNAEKIRVKIADLGNACWVHKHFTDDIQTRQYRSLEVLIGAGYSTPADIWSTACMAFELATGDYLFEPHSGEDYSRDEDHIALIIELLGKIPRKLITNGKYSKEFFTKKGDLRHITKLKPWGLPDVLVEKYEWPREEAQNFSDFLLPMLDLVPEKRATASECLRHSWIAT, encoded by the exons GTGGTTATCACCATGTGAAAATAGGCGACCTGTTCAACGGCCGGTACCACGTGATCCGCAAGCTGGGATGGGGTCATTTTTCCACTGTTTGGCTTGCTTGGGACATACA AGGGAAGTGTTTTGTGGCCATGAAAGTGGTTAAGAGCGCAGAGCACTACACTGAAACAGCCCTCGATGAGATCAAGCTCCTGAGAGCG GTCAGAAACACAGACCAGAATGATCCCAGCCGGGAGAAAGTGGTGCAGTTATTGGACGATTTCAAGATCTCGGGTGTGAACGGAACCC ATGTGTGTATGGTGTTCGAAGTTCTCGGCCACCATCTGCTGAAGTGCATTATCAAGTCCAACTACCAGGGCCTGCCGCTGTCATGTGTCAAGAGCATTATTCGACAG GTTTTGCAAGGTCTGGACTACCTGCACACCAAGTGTAAGATCATTCACACCGATATAAAGCCAGAGAACATCCTGATGGACGTGAATGAGGCGTATGTCAAGAGACTGGCCACGGAGGCCACGGAGTGGCAGAAATCTGGAGCTCCTCCCCCTTCTGGCTCTGCAG CGAGTACTGCTCCGGCCCCAAAACAT ATGGCCAAAATGTCCAAGAACAAGAAGAAAAAGATGAAGAAGAAACAGAAGCGTCAGGCTGAGCTCTTGGAGAAGAGGATTCTGGAGACAGAGGGACAGGAGAAAGGACCTGAAGgaggagaagaggaagaagaggatgaaACGGAGACACCCGACAGCACCCCATCAGTCCCCGCCAGTCATGACATCACAGCCGAGGCTACACCGG GTGGCGTCTCAGATGGTTGGTCTCAGCACAGAGGCACCATCAACGGTCACAGCCAGGGCCCAGAGGAAGAGCAGACCCTGGATCTCCAGCAGCAGATAAAGGACGAGACCCCCGTGAACCCCTACGACAGCGGCGCCGAGGGCTCTGAGCCTACTAACCCTTACCCAGCATGCAACGGCACTGTAGAGAACGAGCCCAGTCCTCAGTCCACTGTCGCCACAGACGGTAATGGACCTTTGATTTGTGACGTGGTTGAGTCACAGTGCCCTAGGGTGCAGGATCAAGAGAGCCCCACGGCGGAGCTGAATGGCTCCGGTTCTGTTGAGGGCCCTAAAGCTGAGATGGGCCTCACCATGGAGGTGGACCCCAGTGTGCAGGCAACCACAGAGGAGGAGAACCTGAAGGACG AAAAAATTGCAGAAGGAGACCTGCTAGTCAACCCTCTGGATCCGCTAAACGCTGAGAAGATCAGAGTGAAAATCGCTGACCTGGGCAACGCCTGCTGGGTG CACAAGCACTTCACAGACGACATTCAGACGCGGCAGTATCGCTCTCTGGAGGTGCTGATTGGAGCAGGATACAGCACCCCAGCTGACATCTGGAGCACAGCTTGCATG GCATTTGAGCTGGCAACAGGCGATTACCTGTTTGAGCCTCACTCAGGAGAGGATTATTCCAGAGACGAAG ATCACATCGCGTTGATCATCGAGCTGCTGGGGAAGATTCCTCGTAAACTCATCACAAACGGCAAATACTCCAAGGAATTTTTCACCAAGAAAG GTGACCTTAGGCACATCACCAAGCTGAAGCCGTGGGGTTTGCCGGACGTGCTCGTCGAAAAGTACGAATGGCCTCGAGAGGAAGCCCAGAATTTCTCAGACTTCCTCCTACCGATGTTGGACCTCGTCCCAGAGAAAAGAGCCACGGCTTCCGAGTGCCTCCGTCATTCCTGGATCGCCACCTAG
- the LOC128022593 gene encoding SRSF protein kinase 1 isoform X2, with amino-acid sequence MWFLDWIVSLNTAVVKLASGLRCKPDPHPRGAAQQPDSPQEQDEEILGSDDEEQEDPNDYCKGGYHHVKIGDLFNGRYHVIRKLGWGHFSTVWLAWDIQGKCFVAMKVVKSAEHYTETALDEIKLLRAVRNTDQNDPSREKVVQLLDDFKISGVNGTHVCMVFEVLGHHLLKCIIKSNYQGLPLSCVKSIIRQVLQGLDYLHTKCKIIHTDIKPENILMDVNEAYVKRLATEATEWQKSGAPPPSGSAASTAPAPKHMAKMSKNKKKKMKKKQKRQAELLEKRILETEGQEKGPEGGEEEEEDETETPDSTPSVPASHDITAEATPGGVSDGWSQHRGTINGHSQGPEEEQTLDLQQQIKDETPVNPYDSGAEGSEPTNPYPACNGTVENEPSPQSTVATDGNGPLICDVVESQCPRVQDQESPTAELNGSGSVEGPKAEMGLTMEVDPSVQATTEEENLKDEKIAEGDLLVNPLDPLNAEKIRVKIADLGNACWVHKHFTDDIQTRQYRSLEVLIGAGYSTPADIWSTACMAFELATGDYLFEPHSGEDYSRDEDHIALIIELLGKIPRKLITNGKYSKEFFTKKGDLRHITKLKPWGLPDVLVEKYEWPREEAQNFSDFLLPMLDLVPEKRATASECLRHSWIAT; translated from the exons GTGGTTATCACCATGTGAAAATAGGCGACCTGTTCAACGGCCGGTACCACGTGATCCGCAAGCTGGGATGGGGTCATTTTTCCACTGTTTGGCTTGCTTGGGACATACA AGGGAAGTGTTTTGTGGCCATGAAAGTGGTTAAGAGCGCAGAGCACTACACTGAAACAGCCCTCGATGAGATCAAGCTCCTGAGAGCG GTCAGAAACACAGACCAGAATGATCCCAGCCGGGAGAAAGTGGTGCAGTTATTGGACGATTTCAAGATCTCGGGTGTGAACGGAACCC ATGTGTGTATGGTGTTCGAAGTTCTCGGCCACCATCTGCTGAAGTGCATTATCAAGTCCAACTACCAGGGCCTGCCGCTGTCATGTGTCAAGAGCATTATTCGACAG GTTTTGCAAGGTCTGGACTACCTGCACACCAAGTGTAAGATCATTCACACCGATATAAAGCCAGAGAACATCCTGATGGACGTGAATGAGGCGTATGTCAAGAGACTGGCCACGGAGGCCACGGAGTGGCAGAAATCTGGAGCTCCTCCCCCTTCTGGCTCTGCAG CGAGTACTGCTCCGGCCCCAAAACAT ATGGCCAAAATGTCCAAGAACAAGAAGAAAAAGATGAAGAAGAAACAGAAGCGTCAGGCTGAGCTCTTGGAGAAGAGGATTCTGGAGACAGAGGGACAGGAGAAAGGACCTGAAGgaggagaagaggaagaagaggatgaaACGGAGACACCCGACAGCACCCCATCAGTCCCCGCCAGTCATGACATCACAGCCGAGGCTACACCGG GTGGCGTCTCAGATGGTTGGTCTCAGCACAGAGGCACCATCAACGGTCACAGCCAGGGCCCAGAGGAAGAGCAGACCCTGGATCTCCAGCAGCAGATAAAGGACGAGACCCCCGTGAACCCCTACGACAGCGGCGCCGAGGGCTCTGAGCCTACTAACCCTTACCCAGCATGCAACGGCACTGTAGAGAACGAGCCCAGTCCTCAGTCCACTGTCGCCACAGACGGTAATGGACCTTTGATTTGTGACGTGGTTGAGTCACAGTGCCCTAGGGTGCAGGATCAAGAGAGCCCCACGGCGGAGCTGAATGGCTCCGGTTCTGTTGAGGGCCCTAAAGCTGAGATGGGCCTCACCATGGAGGTGGACCCCAGTGTGCAGGCAACCACAGAGGAGGAGAACCTGAAGGACG AAAAAATTGCAGAAGGAGACCTGCTAGTCAACCCTCTGGATCCGCTAAACGCTGAGAAGATCAGAGTGAAAATCGCTGACCTGGGCAACGCCTGCTGGGTG CACAAGCACTTCACAGACGACATTCAGACGCGGCAGTATCGCTCTCTGGAGGTGCTGATTGGAGCAGGATACAGCACCCCAGCTGACATCTGGAGCACAGCTTGCATG GCATTTGAGCTGGCAACAGGCGATTACCTGTTTGAGCCTCACTCAGGAGAGGATTATTCCAGAGACGAAG ATCACATCGCGTTGATCATCGAGCTGCTGGGGAAGATTCCTCGTAAACTCATCACAAACGGCAAATACTCCAAGGAATTTTTCACCAAGAAAG GTGACCTTAGGCACATCACCAAGCTGAAGCCGTGGGGTTTGCCGGACGTGCTCGTCGAAAAGTACGAATGGCCTCGAGAGGAAGCCCAGAATTTCTCAGACTTCCTCCTACCGATGTTGGACCTCGTCCCAGAGAAAAGAGCCACGGCTTCCGAGTGCCTCCGTCATTCCTGGATCGCCACCTAG
- the LOC128022601 gene encoding LHFPL tetraspan subfamily member 5 protein-like, with amino-acid sequence MTKMLSAQEAAKIYHTNYVRNARAVGVLWTIFTICFAIICVVVFIQPYWIGDSVDTPQSGYFGLFHYCIGNPITGELVCKGSALDFGSIPSGAFKTAMFFVGISLLLIVGTIVCFSLFFFCNSGSVYKICAWMQLAAATCMVIGCMIYPDGWDSEEVKRMCGQRTDKYTLGNCTVRWAYILAIISIMDSLTLSFLAFVLGNRQDKLLPEDFQVEGKKEEA; translated from the exons ATGACTAAAATGTTATCGGCCCAGGAGGCTGCCAAGATCTATCACACGAATTACGTGAGAAACGCCAGGGCTGTTGGTGTTCTGTGGACTATCTTCACCATCTGCTTCGCCATCATCTGTGTGGTGGTCTTCATTCAGCCTTACTGGATTGGAGACAGCGTTGACACCCCTCAGTCCGGATACTTTGGGCTTTTTCACTACTGCATTGGGAACCCCATCACAGGAGAACTGGTGTGTAAGGGCAGCGCTTTAGACTTTGGATCTATACCTTCAGGTGCCTTCAAAACCGCTATGTTCTTCGTTGGGATCTCTTTGCTGTTGATCGTGGGGACTATTGTCTGCTTCAGTTTGTTCTTCTTCTGCAACTCAGGCAGCGTCTACAAGATCTGTGCATGGATGCAGCTGGCAGCTG CGACTTGTATGGTGATAGGCTGCATGATCTACCCGGACGGCTGGGACTCAGAGGAGGTGAAGAGGATGTGTGGTCAGCGGACGGATAAATACACGCTGGGGAACTGCACAGTGCGCTGGGCCTACATCCTGGCCATCATCAGCATCATGGACTCGCTCACGTTATCTTTCCTGGCCTTCGTCCTGGGCAACCGGCAAGACAAACTCCTGCCAGAAGACTTCCAGGTGGAGGGGAAGAAAG AGGAAGCATGA